The Dunckerocampus dactyliophorus isolate RoL2022-P2 chromosome 13, RoL_Ddac_1.1, whole genome shotgun sequence genome window below encodes:
- the foxa2 gene encoding forkhead box protein A2, giving the protein MMLGAVKMEGHEHTDWSTYYGEPECYTSVGNMNAGLGMNTMNTYMSMSGMSTSANMSANSMNMSYVNTAMSPSMTGMSPSAGAMNGMGAGMTAMSAALSPSMSPMTGQPASMNALTSYTNMNAMSPIYGQSNINRSRDPKTYRRSYTHAKPPYSYISLITMAIQQSPSKMLTLAEIYQWIMDLFPFYRQNQQRWQNSIRHSLSFNDCFLKVPRSPDKPGKGSFWTLHPDSGNMFENGCYLRRQKRFKCDKKMTGKESGRKAGDGSSHSSSESCNGNESPHSNSSSGEHKRSMSDMKAGQALSPEHAAAAAAAAAAAAAASASSPQGQHLLSQHHSVLGHDPHLKPEHHYSFNHPFSINNLMSSEQQHHHHHHHKMDLKTYEQVMHYSGYGSPMPGALSMGSMAGKAGLDTSIPDSSYYQGVYSRPIMNSS; this is encoded by the exons ATGATGCTTGGAGCAGTTAAAATGGAAGGACACGAGCACACCGACTGGAGCACCTACTATGGAGAGCCTGAG TGTTACACCTCCGTTGGCAACATGAACGCCGGCCTGGGCATGAACACAATGAACACCTACATGAGCATGTCCGGAATGAGCACCTCCGCCAATATGTCAGCCAACTCCATGAACATGTCCTACGTCAACACCGCCATGAGCCCCTCCATGACAGGCATGTCCCCCAGCGCAGGCGCTATGAATGGCATGGGCGCCGGCATGACGGCCATGAGCGCGGCCCTAAGCCCCAGCATGAGCCCCATGACCGGGCAGCCCGCCTCCATGAACGCGCTGACGTCCTACACCAACATGAACGCCATGAGTCCCATTTACGGACAATCCAACATCAACCGCTCCAGAGACCCGAAAACGTACCGGAGGAGCTACACGCACGCCAAGCCTCCTTACTCGTACATCTCCCTCATCACGATGGCCATCCAGCAGTCTCCGAGTAAGATGCTCACCCTGGCCGAGATCTACCAGTGGATAATGGACCTCTTCCCATTCTACAGGCAGAACCAGCAGCGCTGGCAGAACTCCATCCGCCACTCTCTGTCGTTCAACGACTGCTTCCTCAAGGTGCCCAGATCGCCGGATAAACCCGGGAAAGGCTCCTTTTGGACTCTCCACCCGGATTCGGGGAACATGTTTGAGAACGGCTGCTACCTGCGGAGACAGAAGCGCTTCAAGTGCGACAAGAAGATGACCGGAAAGGAGTCCGGGCGCAAGGCGGGAGACGGTTCGTCCCACAGCAGCTCGGAGAGTTGTAACGGCAACGAGTCGCCGCACTCGAACTCGTCCTCCGGCGAGCACAAGAGGTCCATGTCGGACATGAAGGCTGGGCAGGCTCTGAGTCCGGAGCACGCCGCCgctgctgccgccgccgccgcagCAGCAGCCGCCGCCTCCGCCTCCTCCCCGCAGGGTCAGCACCTTCTGTCCCAGCATCACTCAGTCCTGGGCCACGACCCTCACCTGAAGCCGGAGCACCACTACTCCTTCAACCACCCCTTCTCCATCAACAACCTCATGTCCTCCGAGCAGcagcaccaccaccatcaccaccacaaaATGGACCTAAAGACTTACGAGCAGGTGATGCACTACTCGGGCTACGGCTCCCCCATGCCAGGGGCTCTTTCCATGGGCTCCATGGCGGGGAAGGCCGGTCTGGACACCTCCATACCTGACTCATCTTACTACCAGGGCGTCTATTCCAGGCCCATCATGAACTCCTCATAA